In one window of Drosophila mauritiana strain mau12 chromosome X, ASM438214v1, whole genome shotgun sequence DNA:
- the LOC117148099 gene encoding circumsporozoite protein isoform X2: MANDSELNVDRENDKKKNNKKKDGMLKPQGKKNEKIEKKMKEIKEQKPHFTEMTVSWNNLLTPVTPRTMTKNTNSENPKNSEEKASVTAMDEDQDGAATDGDGAGVPGAGAASGRDWAAVAGDGAATGGDGAPVDGAATGGDGAPIAVAAFDGDGAPIAVYATGGDGAPIAFAATGGDDTPIAVAATGGDGAPIDVAATGGDGAPIDVAATGGDVAAVAGAGAAIGGDVAAVAGGGAATATGDDDERPCTSAAALRNQMNAQIYTETLSFVQQEDGSHEVYTTCDLVTDEEQMAPMREISVSDGELVILAGDDGVYHRPNDAVILEADDNRIYVVGAMEANVRYVHAQAVPEEDIIGEDQPTPTKD; this comes from the exons atggcaaacGATTCGGAACTTAACGTTGACAGGGAGAATGACAAGAAGAAGAACAACAAGAAGAAGGACGGAATGTTGAAGCCGCAGGGCAAGAAGAACGAGAAGATTGAGAAGAAGATGAAGGAGATCAAGGAGCAGAAGCCCCACTTCACCGAGATGACTGTCAGCTGGAATAACCTTCTGACTCCAGTGACACCCAGGACCATGACCAAGAACAC AAACTCCGAGAATCCGAAAAATTCTGAAGAAAAGGCCTCTGTCACCGCCATGGACGAGGACCAAGATGGCGCTGCTACTGACGGAGATGGTGCTGGAGTTCCaggtgctggtgctgcttcTGGTCGAGATTGGGCTGCAGTTGCCGGTGATGGTGCTGCTACTGGCGGAGATGGTGCTCCAGTTGATGGTGCCGCTACTGGCGGAGATGGTGCTccaattgctgttgctgcctttGATGGAGATGGTGCTCCAATTGCTGTTTATGCCACTGGTGGAGATGGTGCTCCAATTGCTTTTGCCGCCACTGGCGGAGATGATACTccaattgctgttgctgccactgGTGGAGATGGTGCTCCAATTGATGTTGCCGCTACTGGCGGAGATGGTGCTCCAATTGATGTTGCCGCTACTGGCGGAGATGTAGCTGCAGTTGCCGGAGCTGGTGCTGCTATTGGTGGAgatgttgctgcagttgccgGTGGAGGTGCTGCTACTGCTactggtgatgatgatgaacgTCCTTGCACCTCCGCTGCTGCCTTACGTAATCAGATGAATGCACAAATCTATACGGAGACCTTGTCATTCGTGCAACAGGAGGATGGGTCGCACGAGGTGTACACCACTTGCGACCTGGTCACCGATGAGGAACAGATGGCGCCCATGCGCGAGATAAGCGTTTCCGATGGCGAGCTCGTCATCTTAGCCGGCGATGACGGGGTGTACCACCGTCCCAATGACGCCGTGATCCTCGAGGCCGACGATAATCGTATCTACGTGGTCGGTGCTATGGAGGCTAATGTTCGATATGTCCACGCCCAGGCCGTTCCAGAGGAGGATATCATTGGCGAGGACCAGCCCACACCGACCAAGGATTAG
- the LOC117147535 gene encoding uncharacterized protein LOC117147535, translated as MENRPRIGFFSKQSELMKMLPEIPKLRNIFDLFVVDECDQVAGGADLAAHTCLDLGVGIRMTDVADCLRTMGLNPSDDVLQQRLDEHVRRREAIGMGMKKIAQSATFELVLTLYCQLAEQEVEEVANGSTVANVLRVLRSRDPEGTGMLPYSQLRRLLTTMGNRLDETEAYGVLHRAADVDGNVHYEHLVNQLFATDPLTEERLQQAQLYLQAVGRNAIDMDMDKRDEFIDAIRRADPARSGYIEPQRLLELLNRNGEQFTGVELQLLIQGMEDTRCERGINYCRFLQFIMNE; from the exons ATGGAGAATCGCCCCAGAATCGGATTCTTCTCCAAGCAATCGGAGCTGATGAAAATGCTGCCCGAGATTCCCAAGCTGCGCAACATCTTCGATCTGTTCGTGGTCGATGAATGTGACCAGGTGGCTGGCGGAGCAGATCTGGCGG CCCACACATGCTTGGATCTTGGCGTCGGCATACGGATGACGGATGTGGCGGACTGCCTGCGCACCATGGGCCTGAATCCCAGTGACGACGTGCTGCAGCAGCGACTGGATGAGCATGTGCGTCGGCGCGAGGCGATAGGGATGGGGATGAAGAAGATCGCACAGAGCGCCACCTTCGAGCTGGTGCTCACGCTGTACTGCCAGCTGGCGGAGCAGGAGGTGGAGGAGGTGGCCAACGGATCCACCGTCGCGAATGTGCTGCGCGTGCTGCGCAGCCGCGATCCCGAGGGCACCGGCATGTTGCCCTACAGCCAGCTGCGCCGCCTGCTGACCACCATGGGCAACCGGCTGGACGAGACGGAGGCCTACGGCGTGCTCCACCGCGCCGCGGACGTTGACGGCAATGTGCACTACGAGCACCTGGTCAACCAGCTGTTCGCCACGGATCCGCTGACGGAGGAGCGGCTTCAGCAGGCGCAGCTCTACCTGCAGGCCGTCGGACGCAATGCCAtcgacatggacatggacaagCGGGACGAGTTCATCGACGCCATCCGGCGGGCGGATCCCGCGCGCTCCGGCTACATCGAGCCGCAGCGCCTGCTCGAGCTGCTCAATCGCAACGGGGAGCAGTTCACCGGCgtggagctgcagctgctcaTCCAGGGAATGGAGGACACACGGTGCGAGCGGGGCATCAACTACTGCCGCTTCCTGCAGTTCATCATGAACGAGTAG
- the LOC117148030 gene encoding N-chimaerin, with translation MPRNTEAGAGNASTGGFGGVGAAPEPSSPVQKVWKPELYKLQLEAPAPCPLRCQRTLPLPPAKSTAEAVEANNLAGRLYGSEYHGLMGHLEAEQLLANARDGSYFVRRSPQSDGYYTLSLRFNKRPKHYKLLYKPGVGHYLRGQDKRFDTVHDMVADGLINFHMQLHASPIIQQINQQTKNCYQQSPYMTLNGRKLRALSNELGKAAAKESKESPAEEKEQKQEEPPPPAVDPMPLVYEKPHYFKVHTFKGLNWCEFCANFLWGFTAQGVKCEACGFVAHSKCSELVPPKCVPDLKRIRGVFGTDLTTMVQLEPHHQIPFVVRRCVEEVEARGMLQEGIYRVSGFADEIEALKLALDREGEKTDMSETAYGNVNVIAGTLKLYLRLLPVPLITFQAYPSFMAAGRTGKQTEQRQLMAEAVRRLPPAHHSCLQYMLEHLKRVASHYAVNKMNEHNLATVFAPTLIATPQHMTNLTEEIFMLSSLITHCKTIFTTS, from the exons ATGCCCCGGAACACGGAGGCGGGCGCCGGAAATGCGAGTACCGGCGGATTCGGCGGTGTAGGCGCTGCCCCCGAGCCCAGTTCTCCGGTTCAGAAGGTTTGGAAGCCGGAAT TGTACAAACTGCAGCTGGAGGCACCGGCTCCATGTCCACTGCGCTGCCAGCGAACACTGCCCCTTCCGCCGGCGAAAAGCACGGCTGAGGCCGTGGAGGCCAACAACTTGGCGGGCAGGCTATACGGCTCCGAGTACCATGGCCTAATGGGCCACCTGGAGGCGGAGCAGCTGCTGGCCAATGCCCGCGACGGCAGCTACTTTGTCCGCCGGAGTCCCCAATCCGATGGCTACTACACGCTGAGCCTGCGCTTCAACAAGCGACCCAAGCACTACAAGCTGCTCTATAAGCCCGGCGTGGGACACTATCTGCGCGGCCAGGACAAGCGCTTCGACACGGTGCACGACATGGTCGCCGACGGGCTGATCAACTTCCACATGCAGCTCCACGCCAGTCCCATCATCCAGCAGATTAACCAGCAAACCAAGAACTGCTACCAGCAAAGCCCCTACATGACCTTAAATGGACGGAAATTGAGGGCTCTGTCCAATGAGCTGGGCAAGGCCGCCGCCAAGGAATCCAAGGAATCGCCAGCCGAGGagaaggagcagaagcaggaGGAACCACCGCCTCCTGCCGTGGATCCCATGCCGCTGGTCTACGAGAAGCCGCATTACTTCAAG GTGCACACGTTTAAGGGGCTCAACTGGTGCGAGTTCTGCGCCAACTTCTTGTGGGGATTCACCGCCCAGGGCGTCAAGTGTGAGGCGTGCGGCTTTGTGGCGCACAGCAAGTGCTCCGAACTGGTGCCGCCCAAGTGTGTGCCGGACCTGAAGCGCATACGCGGCGTATTTGGCACGGATCTGACCACCATGGTGCAGCTGGAGCCCCACCACCAGATACCCTTCGTGGTGCGCCGCTGCgtggaggaggtggaggcCCGGGGCATGCTGCAGGAGGGTATCTACCGGGTCTCCGGCTTCGCCGATGAGATCGAGGCACTCAAGCTCGCCCTGGATCGCGAGGGCGAGAAGACGGACATGTCGGAGACGGCTTACGGCAATGTGAATGTGATCGCCGGCACCCTGAAGCTCTACCTGCGCCTGCTGCCCGTGCCGCTCATCACATTCCAGGCGTATCCCAGCTTCATGGCAGCAGGAC GCACCGGCAAGCAGACGGAGCAGCGCCAGCTCATGGCGGAGGCAGTGCGTCGCCTGCCGCCCGCCCACCACAGCTGTCTGCAGTACATGCTAGAGCATCTGAAACG GGTGGCCTCCCACTACGCCGTGAACAAGATGAACGAGCACAACCTGGCCACCGTGTTTGCGCCGACCCTGATTGCCACGCCCCAGCACATGACCAACCTGACGGAGGAGATCTTCATGCTCTCCTCGCTCATCACCCACTGCAAGACTATATTCACCACATCCTGA
- the LOC117148750 gene encoding myosin-2 essential light chain, producing the protein MAAYTEDQLAEFQEAFNLFDNRGDGKIQLSQVGECLRALGQNPTESDVKKCTHQLKPDERISFEVFLPIYQAISKARSGDTADDFIEGLRHFDKDASGYISSAELRHLLTTLGEKLTDEEVEQLLANMEDQQGNINYEEFVRMVMSG; encoded by the exons ATG GCAGCTTACACCGAGGATCAGTTGGCTG AATTCCAGGAGGCCTTCAACCTGTTCGACAACCGCGGAGATGGAAAGATTCAGCTGAGCCAGGTGGGCGAGTGCCTGAGGGCCCTGGGCCAGAACCCCACCGAGTCGGACGTGAAGAAGTGCACCCACCAGCTGAAGCCCGATGAGCGCATCTCGTTCGAGGTGTTCCTGCCCATCTACCAGGCGATCTCCAAGGCCCGCTCGGGCGACACGGCCGATGACTTCATCGAAGGACTGCGTCACTTCGACAAGGACGCCAGCGGGTACATCTCCTCCGCCGAGCTGCGCCACCTGCTGACCACGCTGGGCGAGAAGCTCACCGACGAGGAGGTCGAACAGCTGCTGGCCAACATGGAGGACCAGCAGGGCAACATCAACTACGAGGAGTTCGTGCGCATGGTCATGAGCGGTTAG
- the LOC117148748 gene encoding ribonucleases P/MRP protein subunit POP1, which produces MSTQKVEYDAAVGGRVTLPSHVTTYHYAAGALQEIRNLVADCQETTQRSSKLIFQTLPKHMRRRAMSHHPKRLPRKYRQAHKSQMGKGGNQPVNGKRPSRKYRRRPKNLMREYVRRQRRHVWLETHIWHAKRFHMVDRWGHRLPYASCDKTYRACYRASAEHCLLQDISFYGCVELRGPLDMLREGFARLTSPQCGPRITARTFLSGRREGSVEIFEDGRYPYGALQRASFMWRPRREEEDEEQADHTLWLWLHPSGAQAVLNQLISVFQLKSTKQQKLPLIEAVAGEKMDVDKIEPVELSKKTSPGKTNSKKMPEQKPLRFWTKTKAFDPQPSYSNSDGTLHLVLLQREFNRFRLTGPRAQKVILASLRPHQEEELQDQANYCQAALQLSSPAELLSNLVMGHLVVDPRLQRPKKRTKAVGKVEQPPSSAGDLLMNQPKSLPESPLWSMEARDRLVKGIMSTHKYDQLREQHAVVPGAPCAFEQQMQALPVILIQRPGSQDPRYKRLAYGCGWDVIAPAGYGMTLWLTLTMWGARPGGLRELDTVAREAGAEVHLPDTLAGVQRAAASADELRARYFRMPPNKRTNYRKLAVVSPFTAPWRHLVRDWRASLSPTSEGLSFYVVRHRQQLEEIVESIRHRSPMPQTLPDDAIIQIQLKLLSRGHVKDNALICLPTAADHKQRWRQLKHNDQAPVHVEPTQPDLNEQLRKELRQSHRLKLKRLRSRRVREKRRLQETATKRVHIRPASTAHLVRGQLQKMCRLWLPTDPAELRDSVRRQCSRQVFGYVSSAGFSFTEALVCAVGYVTPAGLQQLIKELPKPKGNRKQSPLMCLVRDADSRDYRWASFQVNLNVASPAF; this is translated from the exons ATGAGCACACAGAAGGTGGAGTACGACGCTGCGGTGGGCGGTCGGGTCACACTGCCGTCGCACGTGACCACGTACCATTATGCGGCCGGGGCGCTGCAGGAGATTCGCAATTTGGTGGCCGACTGCCAGGAGACGACGCAGCGGAGCAGCAAGCTAATCTTCCAGACGCTGCCAAAACACATGCGCCGACGCGCCATGTCGCACCACCCCAAGCGACTGCCGCGCAAGTACCGCCAGGCGCACAAGTCCCAGATGGGCAAGGGCGGCAACCAGCCGGTGAATGGGAAACGGCCATCGAGGAAGTACCGCCGGCGACCCAAGAACCTGATGCGTGAGTACGTGCGCCGGCAGAGGCGACACGTCTGGCTGGAGACGCACATCTGGCACGCGAAGCGATTCCACATGGTTGACCGCTGGGGCCACCGGTTGCCCTACGCCAGCTGTGACAAGACCTACCGCGCTTGCTATCGCGCCAGTGCCGAGCACTGCCTGCTGCAGGACATCTCGTTCTACGGTTGCGTGGAGCTGCGGGGACCCTTGGACATGCTACGCGAGGGATTCGCCCGGCTAACCAGTCCACAGTGTGGCCCAAGGATCACGGCCCGGACTTTTCTAAGCGGACGACGTGAGGGCAGCGTGGAGATATTTGAGGATGGCCGCTATCCGTATGGAGCCCTGCAGCGGGCCAGTTTTATGTGGCGGCCACGgcgggaggaggaggatgaggaaCAGGCGGATCACACGCTCTGGCTGTGGCTGCATCCCAGTGGCGCTCAAGCCGTTCTAAATCAACTTATAAGCGTTTTCCAGCTGAAATCCACAAAGCAACAAAAGCTGCCTTTAATCGAGGCTGTGGCTGGGGAAAAGATGGATGTGGATAAGATTGAGCCAGTGGAGTTGTCCAAGAAAACATCGCCTGGCAAGACAAACTCGAAGAAGATGCCTGAACAGAAGCCCCTGCGCTTCtggacaaaaacaaaagcattcGATCCACAGCCTAGCTACTCCAATTCCGACGGCACTCTCCACTTGGTACTGCTGCAGCGGGAGTTCAATCGTTTTCGCTTGACAGGACCTAGAGCCCAAAAAGTTATTCTTGCCAGCTTACGTCCGCATCAAGAAGAGGAGCTCCAGGATCAAGCCAACTACTGCCAGGCAGCCTTGCAGCTGAGCTCGCCCGCCGAACTGCTCTCCAATCTAGTGATGGGCCACCTTGTGGTGGATCCGCGTCTGCAGCGGCCCAAGAAGCGCACGAAAGCAGTCGGCAAAGTGGAACAGCCACCATCATCCGCCGGCGATCTTCTCATGAATCAGCCAAAGAGTCTGCCGGAGAGTCCTCTGTGGAGCATGGAGGCGAGAGACCGGCTAGTCAAGGGCATTATGTCCACGCACAAATACGACCAGCTGCGAGAACAACATGCCGTTGTGCCGGGAGCTCCATGTGCCTTCGAACAGCAAATGCAGGCGCTTCCCGTGATACTTATTCAAAGACCAGGATCTCAGGACCCGCGATACAAGAGATTGGCCTACGGCTGCGGCTGGGATGTGATTGCACCGGCAGGATATGGCATGACCCTCTGGCTCACACTCACCATGTGGGGCGCCAGGCCCGGCGGACTGAGGGAACTGGATACGGTGGCTAGGGAGGCGGGCGCCGAGGTTCATCTGCCAGATACATTAGCGG GAGTTCAAAGAGCTGCTGCTTCGGCGGATGAGCTCCGTGCCCGGTATTTCCGTATGCCGCCTAATAAGCGCACCAATTACCGAAAGTTGGCCGTGGTCAGTCCGTTCACTGCTCCCTGGAGGCATCTAGTGCGCGACTGGCGCGCATCTCTCAGTCCTACGAGCGAGGGATTATCGTTCTATGTGGTGCGGCATCgccagcagctggaggagattGTCGAGAGTATTCGACATCGTAGCCCAATGCCACAGACTCTGCCCGACGACGCCATCATCCAGATTCAACTTAAATTGCTATCCCGTGGCCATGTGAAGGACAACGCCCTGATTTGCCTGCCCACGGCGGCGGATCACAAGCAGCGCTGGCGACAGCTAAAGCACAACGACCAGGCCCCCGTTCACGTGGAGCCAACGCAGCCGGACCTGAATGAACAGTTGCGCAAGGAACTACGCCAGAGTCACAGGCTGAAGTTGAAGCGATTGCGATCGAGGAGGGTGCGTGAGAAACGACGCCTTCAGGAGACTGCAACCAAACGTGTCCACATACGGCCAGCGAGCACGGCCCATCTCGTACGTGGCCAGCTGCAGAAGATGTGTCGCCTGTGGCTGCCCACCGATCCGGCGGAGCTGCGGGACAGTGTGCGTCGCCAGTGCAGTCGCCAAGTCTTCGGCTACGTGAGCTCGGCCGGCTTCAGCTTCACGGAGGCACTCGTCTGTGCAGTGGGCTATGTGACACCCGCCGGCCTGCAGCAGCTCATCAAGGAGCTCCCAAAACCCAAGGGCAACCGCAAGCAGTCGCCGCTGATGTGTCTGGTGCGCGATGCGGATAGCCGCGACTACCGCTGGGCCAGCTTCCAGGTCAACCTGAATGTGGCTAGTCCAGCCTTTTGA
- the LOC117148099 gene encoding circumsporozoite protein isoform X1: MANDSELNVDRENDKKKNNKKKDGMLKPQGKKNEKIEKKMKEIKEQKPHFTEMTVSWNNLLTPVTPRTMTKNTNSENPKNCEEKNDGNADASVTAMDEDQDGAATDGDGAGVPGAGAASGRDWAAVAGDGAATGGDGAPVDGAATGGDGAPIAVAAFDGDGAPIAVYATGGDGAPIAFAATGGDDTPIAVAATGGDGAPIDVAATGGDGAPIDVAATGGDVAAVAGAGAAIGGDVAAVAGGGAATATGDDDERPCTSAAALRNQMNAQIYTETLSFVQQEDGSHEVYTTCDLVTDEEQMAPMREISVSDGELVILAGDDGVYHRPNDAVILEADDNRIYVVGAMEANVRYVHAQAVPEEDIIGEDQPTPTKD; the protein is encoded by the exons atggcaaacGATTCGGAACTTAACGTTGACAGGGAGAATGACAAGAAGAAGAACAACAAGAAGAAGGACGGAATGTTGAAGCCGCAGGGCAAGAAGAACGAGAAGATTGAGAAGAAGATGAAGGAGATCAAGGAGCAGAAGCCCCACTTCACCGAGATGACTGTCAGCTGGAATAACCTTCTGACTCCAGTGACACCCAGGACCATGACCAAGAACAC AAACTCCGAGAATCCGAAAAATTGTGAAGAAAAGAACGACGGTAATGCTGAT GCCTCTGTCACCGCCATGGACGAGGACCAAGATGGCGCTGCTACTGACGGAGATGGTGCTGGAGTTCCaggtgctggtgctgcttcTGGTCGAGATTGGGCTGCAGTTGCCGGTGATGGTGCTGCTACTGGCGGAGATGGTGCTCCAGTTGATGGTGCCGCTACTGGCGGAGATGGTGCTccaattgctgttgctgcctttGATGGAGATGGTGCTCCAATTGCTGTTTATGCCACTGGTGGAGATGGTGCTCCAATTGCTTTTGCCGCCACTGGCGGAGATGATACTccaattgctgttgctgccactgGTGGAGATGGTGCTCCAATTGATGTTGCCGCTACTGGCGGAGATGGTGCTCCAATTGATGTTGCCGCTACTGGCGGAGATGTAGCTGCAGTTGCCGGAGCTGGTGCTGCTATTGGTGGAgatgttgctgcagttgccgGTGGAGGTGCTGCTACTGCTactggtgatgatgatgaacgTCCTTGCACCTCCGCTGCTGCCTTACGTAATCAGATGAATGCACAAATCTATACGGAGACCTTGTCATTCGTGCAACAGGAGGATGGGTCGCACGAGGTGTACACCACTTGCGACCTGGTCACCGATGAGGAACAGATGGCGCCCATGCGCGAGATAAGCGTTTCCGATGGCGAGCTCGTCATCTTAGCCGGCGATGACGGGGTGTACCACCGTCCCAATGACGCCGTGATCCTCGAGGCCGACGATAATCGTATCTACGTGGTCGGTGCTATGGAGGCTAATGTTCGATATGTCCACGCCCAGGCCGTTCCAGAGGAGGATATCATTGGCGAGGACCAGCCCACACCGACCAAGGATTAG